In Rhodospirillaceae bacterium, the following are encoded in one genomic region:
- a CDS encoding PAS domain S-box protein gives MKRINSLVLIMAAIAIIVGGISIVVLYNTAYEVKRQDLIQMAQSQARLIEAIARFDQKYSAKDHPLGAAAATISQVNDAISAYKGFGETGEFVLGNRKADKIIFLLSFRHPTPNKQGRPTEEGARYVPYNSSLAEPMRRALSGQSGTVVGSDYRGEEVLAAHEPIKELGLGIVAKIDLAEIRAPYLKAALIVIGFGLLIIFFGSLLFFRISSLIATQIIKGEETLAATTSELEFQKLALDEHAIVSITDVDGNITYVNDRFCAISGHTRDELIGQNHRILKSGEHDQAFYQDLWQTITSGKTWEGEIKNQKKNGDYYWVRATIVPFLDEQGTPFQYVAIRTDETERLETVTKLAESQIMISAVLENSPSAISVKGLDGLYLIVNKVWNDWFNPTHKEAVGKAVGDFFEPAHVSGIDAQDTEVLESGNAVSTETQTPHSDGTIRTSILQKFPVRDANNKIFGIGSMNTDISDRVRAEKEVTQFRTTLDHTQDCIFMFWPDPLRFFYVNQGGMTQVGYTQDELYKMAPFQIKPEFTEAEFRNMIQGLMEGPEHATTFETIHQHKNGNQVPVEIFLQYIFPLNENPRFVAIVRDITERKEVDRMKSEFVSTVSHELRTPLTSIKGALGMVKSGALGDISESALDMVDVAHKNSDRLIQLVNDILDMEKLQSGNMELDLENLDLTALVREAVETNQGYAQEQNSKFVFGDLASGVTLQADAGRLTQVIANLLSNAAKFSPDGGIVKISITHDEREATVSVTDSGPGIDEEMTDLIFGRFTQVDSSDTREKGGTGLGLNISKSIVELHGGTIGFKSEVGTGSTFFFTLPVTPAGRLQT, from the coding sequence ATGAAGCGAATTAACTCCCTTGTTCTCATCATGGCTGCCATTGCCATTATTGTCGGTGGTATTTCCATTGTTGTGCTCTACAACACCGCCTATGAGGTTAAGCGCCAGGACCTGATTCAAATGGCGCAGAGCCAAGCGCGCTTGATTGAAGCCATCGCTCGGTTCGATCAAAAATATAGCGCTAAAGATCATCCACTGGGAGCCGCGGCAGCGACGATTTCTCAAGTCAACGATGCAATTTCGGCCTACAAAGGGTTTGGGGAAACCGGTGAATTTGTGCTGGGGAATCGTAAGGCTGATAAAATTATCTTCCTACTAAGTTTTCGCCACCCCACGCCCAACAAACAAGGTCGCCCCACAGAAGAGGGGGCACGGTACGTTCCTTATAATTCTAGTCTAGCTGAGCCCATGCGGCGTGCCCTTTCCGGGCAGTCGGGAACTGTCGTCGGATCTGACTATCGCGGCGAAGAGGTATTGGCGGCTCATGAACCGATCAAAGAGCTCGGCCTTGGCATTGTCGCGAAGATCGACCTTGCAGAGATCCGCGCCCCTTATTTGAAAGCCGCCTTAATTGTCATCGGTTTTGGCCTATTGATTATCTTTTTTGGGTCCCTGTTGTTCTTCCGAATAAGCAGCCTCATCGCCACACAAATCATTAAAGGCGAAGAAACATTGGCCGCCACGACCAGCGAGCTTGAATTTCAAAAATTGGCTCTTGATGAACACGCCATCGTTAGCATTACAGACGTTGACGGCAACATCACCTACGTCAACGACAGGTTCTGCGCAATAAGTGGACATACCCGTGACGAATTAATCGGCCAGAATCATCGTATTCTTAAATCCGGCGAACACGACCAGGCGTTCTATCAAGATTTATGGCAGACCATCACCAGCGGTAAAACCTGGGAAGGTGAGATTAAGAATCAGAAGAAAAACGGCGACTACTATTGGGTAAGAGCCACCATCGTTCCGTTCCTGGATGAACAAGGAACGCCGTTCCAATATGTTGCGATCCGAACCGACGAAACAGAGCGCCTTGAGACCGTCACCAAGTTAGCCGAGAGCCAAATCATGATTTCTGCAGTTTTGGAAAATTCACCATCTGCCATCAGTGTGAAAGGTTTGGATGGTCTATATTTGATCGTCAATAAGGTTTGGAACGACTGGTTCAACCCAACACATAAAGAAGCCGTCGGAAAAGCCGTTGGTGATTTTTTTGAGCCCGCCCATGTGTCAGGAATTGACGCCCAAGACACCGAAGTCTTGGAATCAGGAAACGCCGTCAGCACGGAAACTCAGACACCACATTCGGACGGAACCATCAGAACATCCATCCTACAAAAATTCCCCGTAAGAGATGCCAATAACAAAATATTTGGGATCGGCTCCATGAACACTGATATCTCTGACCGAGTTCGCGCAGAGAAAGAAGTTACACAATTTAGAACGACCCTCGACCATACCCAGGACTGCATCTTTATGTTTTGGCCTGATCCGTTGCGGTTCTTTTACGTCAACCAGGGCGGCATGACTCAAGTCGGATACACCCAGGACGAGCTTTATAAAATGGCCCCGTTCCAAATTAAACCTGAGTTCACGGAAGCGGAGTTCCGTAACATGATCCAGGGACTGATGGAGGGGCCAGAACACGCGACGACATTCGAAACAATTCATCAGCATAAAAACGGCAATCAAGTCCCGGTCGAAATATTTTTGCAGTATATCTTCCCCCTCAACGAAAATCCGCGCTTTGTCGCTATCGTGCGCGACATAACCGAGCGCAAGGAAGTCGACCGCATGAAAAGCGAATTCGTCTCCACCGTCAGCCACGAACTTAGAACCCCCCTGACATCCATCAAGGGGGCTCTCGGGATGGTCAAAAGCGGTGCCCTGGGTGACATCTCGGAAAGTGCGTTGGACATGGTGGATGTTGCCCACAAGAACAGCGACCGCCTGATCCAATTGGTCAATGATATCTTGGATATGGAAAAGCTTCAGTCCGGCAATATGGAACTCGATCTCGAAAACCTTGACCTCACAGCTCTTGTGCGGGAGGCGGTTGAGACCAATCAAGGCTACGCCCAAGAGCAGAATTCAAAATTCGTTTTTGGGGACCTGGCGTCTGGGGTGACGCTGCAGGCAGATGCGGGTCGCCTGACCCAAGTGATCGCCAACCTGCTTTCCAATGCCGCCAAGTTTTCACCAGATGGTGGGATCGTCAAAATTTCGATCACCCATGATGAGAGGGAAGCAACCGTTTCGGTCACTGATTCAGGACCCGGCATAGATGAAGAAATGACGGATCTTATATTCGGAAGATTTACTCAGGTGGATTCTTCCGACACTCGAGAAAAGGGCGGTACCGGTTTGGGCCTGAATATCTCCAAATCAATCGTCGAGCTGCACGGCGGCACAATCGGATTTAAGTCCGAAGTTGGTACTGGCAGCACGTTCTTCTTCACGTTACCGGTCACACCCGCCGGACGACTCCAAACATAA
- a CDS encoding alpha/beta hydrolase, whose protein sequence is MISIVSSLLGAYLVFVIALFALQRSMIYHPGSAPPSPTQMRVPEMKVVSASTADGLELSGWFAPPKPEKPLIVLFHGNAGSVADRAFKARRYMDWGYGVLLAEYRGFGGNPGNPSEEGLYADARAWLKFADDQGLGPDNLVIYGESLGSGPAVRMAWEFAKQNTPVAALVLEAPYTTLADVAQHHYPIVPAQWLVRDRFNSAAIISEINTPLIIVHGTLDGTVPVKFGQALFNAASEPKTAHWIKLAGHNNLYDSPAAEVIDGFLARALAAR, encoded by the coding sequence ATGATCAGCATCGTTAGTAGCCTTCTGGGCGCGTATTTGGTCTTTGTGATCGCCTTGTTCGCGTTGCAGCGCTCCATGATTTATCACCCAGGCAGTGCACCGCCATCTCCAACTCAGATGCGTGTGCCTGAGATGAAGGTCGTGAGTGCGTCGACAGCGGATGGGTTGGAACTGTCAGGTTGGTTCGCCCCACCCAAACCCGAAAAGCCGCTGATCGTGCTGTTCCATGGCAATGCGGGATCGGTAGCGGACCGCGCCTTTAAGGCTCGGCGTTATATGGATTGGGGCTATGGGGTGTTGCTGGCCGAATACAGAGGCTTTGGCGGCAACCCCGGCAACCCGAGCGAGGAGGGCTTATATGCGGATGCCAGGGCGTGGCTGAAATTTGCTGATGACCAAGGTCTTGGGCCAGACAATTTGGTGATCTACGGCGAATCTCTGGGCTCCGGTCCGGCGGTTCGGATGGCTTGGGAATTCGCAAAACAGAATACCCCAGTGGCAGCGCTGGTCTTGGAAGCGCCCTACACGACCCTGGCAGATGTCGCACAGCATCATTACCCGATTGTACCGGCCCAGTGGCTGGTTCGAGATCGTTTCAATTCAGCGGCGATTATCAGTGAGATCAATACCCCCTTGATCATCGTGCACGGTACCCTGGACGGGACCGTCCCCGTCAAGTTTGGTCAGGCTCTTTTTAACGCCGCTTCCGAGCCTAAAACCGCCCACTGGATTAAACTGGCGGGCCACAACAACCTTTACGATTCCCCTGCCGCCGAAGTCATTGATGGCTTTTTAGCCCGGGCTTTGGCGGCCCGGTAG
- a CDS encoding PAS domain-containing protein, which translates to MLRKTPTHAKMQGQMLENMPVNIMMLEIQDYRITYMNKTSENTLKSLEHLLPCRIDDLVGQCVDIFHKNPAHQRQMLADPSNLPHQAIIQLGDEYLDLLVTAMNDSSGNYVSAMLTWSVVTDKIKSEESSNRQLQVINQIPVGVMLADPESLEITYINEFTKTTLKSLEHLIPCTVDSLIGQCIDIFHKNPAHQRQMLKDPANLPHVAKINLGGETLDLRVSAITGADGGYEGILLVWSVVTGQVKMADDFESNVKSVVETLAAAATEMQATSESMAATAEETTNQASTVAAATEQLSASVNEISSQVSVSATAASNAVEEAERSNQMVQGLADAADKIGQVVNLIKDVADQTNLLALNATIEAARAGDAGKGFAVVASEVKNLANQTAKATEEIAAQISSIQGATKESVDAIQTISKTINEISEIQTTISSAVEEQSASTQEVNVTINGVSQASQETGIAASNVMESAGDLAKQGEILAQEVEKFLVEVRAM; encoded by the coding sequence ATGCTTAGAAAAACCCCAACCCATGCTAAAATGCAGGGACAGATGCTGGAAAATATGCCGGTCAACATCATGATGTTGGAGATTCAGGATTACCGCATCACTTACATGAACAAAACCAGCGAAAACACCTTGAAAAGTCTAGAACACTTGTTGCCGTGCAGAATCGACGACTTGGTCGGGCAATGTGTTGATATTTTCCACAAAAACCCAGCCCACCAACGCCAGATGTTGGCTGATCCCAGCAATCTTCCGCATCAGGCGATTATTCAACTTGGCGATGAGTACCTAGACCTTTTGGTCACGGCGATGAATGACAGTTCCGGCAACTATGTCTCTGCAATGCTGACATGGAGCGTGGTCACCGATAAAATTAAATCGGAAGAAAGCAGCAACCGGCAACTCCAGGTCATCAACCAAATTCCAGTTGGCGTGATGCTGGCCGATCCAGAATCCTTGGAAATTACCTATATTAACGAATTCACCAAGACCACACTGAAATCGCTGGAACATCTTATTCCGTGCACGGTGGATAGCTTAATCGGGCAATGCATCGATATATTCCATAAAAATCCCGCCCATCAGCGGCAAATGTTGAAAGATCCTGCCAACCTCCCGCATGTGGCAAAAATCAACCTCGGCGGAGAAACTCTGGATCTTCGGGTTTCGGCAATCACCGGTGCAGACGGTGGCTATGAAGGTATTCTGTTGGTCTGGAGCGTTGTCACTGGCCAAGTCAAAATGGCCGACGACTTTGAGTCGAATGTTAAGTCGGTTGTAGAAACCCTGGCGGCTGCGGCCACTGAAATGCAGGCGACGTCTGAATCCATGGCCGCAACGGCGGAGGAAACCACCAATCAGGCGAGTACTGTTGCAGCAGCGACAGAACAATTAAGTGCCTCGGTCAATGAGATTTCCTCACAGGTGTCCGTATCAGCGACCGCTGCTTCCAACGCGGTCGAGGAAGCCGAACGCTCAAATCAAATGGTCCAAGGTCTGGCCGATGCGGCAGACAAGATCGGACAAGTGGTGAACCTGATTAAGGACGTCGCTGATCAGACCAACCTTCTGGCCTTGAATGCAACAATTGAAGCTGCCCGCGCCGGTGATGCTGGTAAAGGCTTTGCGGTTGTCGCGTCTGAAGTTAAGAACTTGGCCAATCAGACCGCCAAGGCAACTGAGGAAATTGCGGCCCAGATCAGTTCGATCCAAGGGGCAACGAAAGAGTCGGTAGACGCCATTCAGACCATCAGCAAAACCATCAACGAGATCAGCGAAATTCAAACCACGATCTCATCGGCGGTGGAAGAACAAAGCGCCTCTACCCAGGAAGTTAACGTCACGATTAACGGCGTTAGCCAAGCATCCCAGGAAACAGGTATTGCCGCCTCCAACGTTATGGAATCAGCTGGCGACTTGGCCAAACAGGGCGAAATTCTGGCCCAGGAAGTTGAGAAATTCCTGGTTGAAGTCCGCGCAATGTAA
- a CDS encoding Usg family protein, with product MSDLKRQLKDYRLTTAEILYHMPDLPSLLQSFVWQKLDLAPQFPELKKFLDFWEQRLDGKLHSVRVANAQLIKPAEVRLADGEFIIH from the coding sequence ATGTCTGATCTGAAACGCCAACTTAAAGACTACCGCCTGACGACAGCGGAAATCCTGTACCACATGCCGGATCTTCCTAGTTTGCTGCAAAGTTTCGTGTGGCAGAAGCTGGACCTAGCCCCGCAATTTCCTGAATTAAAAAAGTTCCTGGATTTTTGGGAACAGCGGCTTGATGGCAAATTGCATTCAGTGCGCGTCGCCAATGCCCAGCTGATCAAACCGGCCGAAGTTCGCTTGGCAGATGGTGAGTTTATTATTCATTAG
- a CDS encoding glutathione S-transferase family protein — protein MLKVWGRKTSSNVRKVLWCLAELNLEFDRVDLGGPFGGNDDPAYRAINPNGLVPTLEDGDTIIWESNSIIRYLSSIHGKGTLWPEDPAERSEADRWMDWQLFALNSTVGFIFRETTRKEEADWDQDAIAEAKQAAIVYIKMLDAHLADRPFVAGENLTMGDIPVGFFINRWKLLDLDHPALANLDAWHDRLKARPGYKTHITDNGL, from the coding sequence ATGTTAAAAGTTTGGGGACGAAAAACATCCAGCAACGTGCGCAAGGTTTTGTGGTGTCTGGCAGAATTAAACTTGGAATTTGACCGAGTGGATCTTGGGGGCCCGTTTGGCGGCAACGATGATCCGGCGTACCGGGCGATAAACCCAAATGGACTCGTCCCGACCCTGGAAGACGGCGACACAATCATCTGGGAATCTAATTCTATTATTCGCTACCTCAGCTCCATTCACGGCAAGGGCACCTTGTGGCCGGAAGACCCGGCAGAACGGTCTGAGGCAGACCGGTGGATGGACTGGCAGTTATTTGCGCTGAATTCCACGGTTGGCTTTATTTTCCGTGAAACCACCCGCAAGGAAGAAGCGGACTGGGACCAAGACGCCATCGCCGAAGCCAAGCAAGCCGCCATTGTGTACATAAAAATGTTGGATGCACATTTGGCTGATAGACCCTTCGTCGCCGGTGAGAACCTCACCATGGGCGATATTCCCGTCGGCTTTTTTATTAATCGCTGGAAGCTGTTGGACCTGGATCATCCCGCATTGGCGAACTTGGACGCTTGGCATGACCGTCTGAAGGCACGCCCGGGATACAAGACTCATATCACCGACAACGGGCTTTAA
- a CDS encoding ABC transporter substrate-binding protein, which translates to MRRLFSAGVFALFMAVVWSPDNARADAFSDGALKFIENLAHKSLTTLTGDNINVKERRRRFKILLHKNFAVKTIGRWVLGRYWRKAKQPQKDEYFDLFESLIIKTYADRFAKLSGSSLIVKKAISKGSKDTVVYSEFREGKKVAAKINWRLRAKEGQFRIIDVMVEGISMGMTQRDEFASVIRKSGRGVEGLLRELRKKKTL; encoded by the coding sequence ATGCGAAGACTTTTTTCTGCCGGTGTTTTTGCTTTATTCATGGCCGTGGTTTGGAGCCCGGACAACGCGCGCGCTGACGCGTTTTCTGATGGCGCCCTGAAATTCATCGAAAACCTGGCCCATAAATCACTGACGACCCTGACCGGGGATAACATAAATGTAAAAGAGCGGCGGCGTCGCTTTAAAATTCTCCTGCACAAAAATTTTGCCGTGAAAACCATCGGACGCTGGGTGCTGGGGCGCTATTGGCGGAAGGCCAAGCAACCCCAGAAAGACGAGTATTTCGACCTGTTCGAAAGCCTTATTATCAAGACCTACGCCGACCGCTTTGCAAAACTATCTGGCTCCAGTTTGATTGTGAAGAAAGCCATCTCCAAGGGCAGCAAGGACACGGTGGTTTATTCGGAATTTCGGGAAGGCAAAAAAGTAGCGGCTAAAATCAACTGGCGGCTGCGCGCCAAGGAAGGCCAGTTCCGGATCATCGACGTGATGGTCGAAGGCATCAGCATGGGTATGACCCAGCGCGACGAGTTCGCTTCGGTCATTCGCAAAAGCGGCCGCGGTGTTGAGGGCTTGCTCAGGGAACTCCGCAAGAAGAAGACTCTCTAA